The Archaeoglobaceae archaeon genomic sequence ACTGGGAATCCAATGCTCTTAGCAACCCTCACAGCTTCTTCTTCGCTTTCGCAGACAACCGCTTTAGCAGTCCTGACTCCATAGCTTTCAAGCAGTTCTTTGGCTTCACGCTCAAGTAGAAGCATAGTTTAAGTTGTTGAGGGATATTTTATCTTTTTGAAATAGATCTAAGGCTTAGAATCGTTCCGTCGATAAGAATTGCGTCCCAGTTGCTGTAATCAAACTTTCTGAACATAAAACCAGCTGGTTTTTCCAGATTCACAGCAGTTGAGGAGCAGAGTTCATTAAAGGCGGGTAAAACCAAAACTCTTCTTTTCACATCTAGGAGTTCTATCTCTCCTGATAGAAACGCCCTCTCTTTATACCCTCCGACCTCTGAGGGAATGAAAACAGATGGGTGGGCGTGAGCAAATATTAGAATATCAGAATTCAGCACATTCTCTTCTGGAATTGAATGCCCGTGGAATATGCCATATTTGCCGATCTTGAGAGCTTTGTAGCCATTTATACCTATATCATGGTTCCCACGAACTATAAGAAGCTCAGTTATTCCAGATATCTTGTTAAGGAATTCCTCCAATGGACTTTTTTTGCCAAGATGTTTGAGATCACCAGCTATTATAAGCGTTTGAAAACGTTCTGCAAGCTTTAAGACCTTCTCTAAAAGTTCTTTATCGTAAAAAGGAACGAGACCAAAGTGTAGATCCGCGATTACTGCTTTTTTACCTATAGCAATAGAATCGTTAATCAGCTTCATTGAAAATTCTCTTTTCGGCGAGAGTTATGTATTTTGAAATGTCTAAACCAACTTCTTTTGCAACAACAAGGGCGACAACTTCAAAGCTCACAAGATTGTTCATTTTTTCCTGCTTTTCGCTTATCATTGAGAAAACTTCCTGTTGAGTCTTGCCAGTCTTTTTTACAATTTCGGCAACTATCTCTTCAGCCAGATCTTGTTCGGGTATTTCTATCACTTCGTCAAGATTTAGGCTCATGTTAAGAGAAAAAGTCGTCAAGTGTTAAATCTTTTACTTTCTTCTCCTCAGTTCTTTCGATTTCTGTCTTTTCTTCCTTTTTATCAACGTTCTCGAGTCTCTCGAAAGCTTCGATATAAATCCAGCTTTCGTCGATTCTGTGCAGTTTATTCTCTTCGATGAATTCCATGATCTTCTCCGCTCTCTCACCAACAAGAAATTCCAGCTCTTCTCTGTTGAGTTGGTAAAATACTGCAATCCTCGCTGCTCTGTTTATATCGAGATTTTTGAGAAGTAGTGTTAACACTGGAAGCATTTCATTCTGAGCTTTTTTTGTTGAGAGGTGAGAAAAAGTCGAGATCTTCTTAAGGATACTGTTTCTAATTTCTCTTTTTTGCTTTATCTGAAAAAGAAATTGCCAAGTCTGCGGGCGCTTATACTTAGTAAAACCGCTCTTTGTCTCCTTTCTCATCTGCTGAACACCACTCGTCATTAAATATGTTGCATACTTCCATAATCTATAAAATTGCCTTTTTTTAACTCTTCCAATGAAAAGATCAGCTCTTGAAAGAGCCAGATAGCCTTTGAAGAGGTCTTCTCCTGAATACTCGAGAGGCAAATTCTCTTCAACCCACTGAATCAGATCTTCAGGCGATTCATCGAGAAGCATAGCATCGGCGTATGGTGAATAATTCGTTTTGAAGATTTTCTGTAAGACTTTAAATACATCCATTTCCTGTGTTCTCTTGCCGACAACCACATCATCGATTTTTATTTCTTTTTTCCCTTCTGCAATGGCTTGGAGATCGTTTATTGCAGCTCTAAGATCTCCACCGGCGTTTTCGGCTATCTCTCCGAGGACTTCTTTGTCACATTTAATCCCCTCTCTGGCGCATATGTTCTGGAGGACTTTTACGATCTGAGTTTTGGTCAGTCTTTTTAGTTCAAGAAATTCACAAAACTTCCTTAGTTCTAAGGATAGCTGGTATGGATCGTTTGCTATAAGAATAAGTGGTTGTCTCGGTTTTCGTTTAATGATTCTGATTAAGGCGCTTTCTCCACCCACATCTTCTTTTTTGTGAATGTTGTCAACTTCATCGAGAACTATTAGCTTCAGTCTTCCTGATCTTGAAGATAAAAACTCTCCTTCATCGCTTATAGTTTCGTTAAAAGCTCCTTCTCCGACTATCTTGCTTATTATCTGCCAGTTTCTCTGGTCGCTCGCATTTAATTCAACAATTTCCCACTTCATTGTGTTGGCGAGAGCAATTGCTAAAGATGTTTTTCCAATTCCTGGCGGACCGGCTAAGAGTAAAGGTTTCCAGGGGCCTTTTTCCCAGTTTTTTGCCCATTCTAAAACTTTTGAAATAACTTCTTTGCCTGCAACAACTTCTTTTAGAGTTTGGGGGCGATATTTTTCTGTCCATAGCATCGATAAAAAATCTATCTGTAAGTATATCAAAATTTGCGCTGAAAACTGTAATCTATTTATTACCTGTGAATAAACTAAAACAGCCCCCGTGGGGTAGCGGATATCCTTAGGGGCTGCGGACTCCTAGACCCGGGTTCGATTCCCGGCGGGGGCATTTTTGGTTCCATGTCGCTGGAGAAACTTGTTGAAGCTTTGAAATGAGTTATAAAGTCCCATAGTTATCCAGAAGGTTTGAAATTGAATTTTTTGTGGATAAGGATATAAACATGTTGGACATAGTTTTTCTTGTGGTTAAAAAATTAAACTCCAAATTCCCACAAGAGGTTGTAGGACTTTACATCACAGGCTCTACAGCCAGAAAAGAAGCTGAGGAGTATTCCGATCTGGATGTAGTTGCCATTGTTGATGGAGATCTGGATCCTCGGGAAATCTCCAAAATCTTTGATGGAGATGTTCAGGTGAATGTTTTCAAGAGGGACGAGCTTAGAAGGGAAGTCAAAGAAGACCCGACAATAGCCCTTATGATCAAAGAGGGAATCCCGATAAAACCTCTCAGCAACATCGACGAGGATCTCAGCTTTACAAGAGAGGACATTCTCAAGGCTATTTCCCGCACTGCCAGAGAATTGCTTCAACTGCTCAAGCGCTCTGGAGCGGTGGATTCCGGAGTTTTTCTTGCACTGATGTATGCCCGAAAGCTCTACACCCTTAGATGTATGCTTCTCGAAAAAACTGCAACAAAGCAGGGCTTCATCGGAGAATTGAAAGAGTATTACAGCGGGATCGAGGAGATTTACAGGCTTAAAAAGAGGATTGAGAAAGGAGAGATAGTTGAACTTAATGAAGATGAGTTTAAGAGATTTCTCAGAGCTGTGGTCGATTATGCCATTGATGTTCTGGGAACTTTACGTTAACATAATCTCTGCTTTCTCCTTTTAAGCGATCTCTCCTTATGCTTCTCAATACCTATTAAAGAGAAACGGAATCAAATAGACTGAAAAGATGAGCACTTCTGAGCATATCGAACCATATCAGAGCACATAGCAGAAAAACCTTTTTAAATTTTTAAGGATTGATTTTTAAAGATATGTTTATGAAGGTGATTTTATGAAATGGCAGAAAGTAGCAGTCTTCAGTGCTGGAGTAGTTGTCTCATTGCTCCTTTATAGCCTTTTCTTTTGGCAATCCGATAGCTTGGGCAGGGAAATTAAATTGGGTTTGGGTGTTGAATTCAACACTCATGCTACTCCGATCTGGGTAGCTGTTCACACAGGATTGTTCGAAAAGCATGGAATAACTGTTGAGACTCTCTTGAAGTTCAGAACCGGTGCAGATCTAGCTTCTGCCCTTGCAAGAGGAGACGTAGATTTAGGAGTTGCTTGTTTGGGCCCTATAGTCAATTTAGTGGACAGAGAAGTTGACGTTAAAATAGTAGGAAAGGTTCATAACCGCGGATATGCTTTGGTTGTAAATCCTGAAAGGATTAGGAGTCTTTCAGACCTGAATAACACAACGGTCTATTCTACTGGAATACCCAATCCGACGAACATTTTGCTGCTGAAGATTAAGGATTTATATGGCTTGGAATTTAACATAAAACCCATTGGGGATCCAAATACTGTCCTGTCAATGCTAATCAGCGGACAAATAGATTCTGCAACGCTTCCAGAGCATTATTCGAGTGTCGCAGAAGAAAGGGGATTAAGAATTCTGGTGAGAGACAAAGATGTATGGCCTAACATGCCGGGTAGCTTTGTTATTGCGCGTGGAGATATTTTAAAAAATAATCCAGAAGTCGTTGCAAAATTTGTTAATATAATAAAGAGCAGTGTTAGGATTATCGAAGAAAATAGATCCTTTGCTTCGCATGCGTGTGCTTTGGAGCTCGGTATAAGCGATCAAACCGCTCTAAGGTCGATTGAGCAACTCGATTGGGATACTGAGTTAAACATCACAGAGATTCAGGAATACATAGACTTCATGTTCGCACATGGGCTAATTGAAAAGAAGATCAACGCAAGCGACATAGTGGTGAATTTGAGATGAACAGAAGAGGTCTAATCTCCATCCTCGCCTTCTTAGCGTGCTGGGAGATATTGGCGAGATATTTTGTATCGATCCCGAATACAATTTTTCCACCATTTTCTCAGGTTTTTGTGAACTTTGCGAATCAAAAATTTTTGGAATCTCTGATTGATAATTACCTATTAACCTTGATCAGATCTACGCTTGGCTTTATCTTAGGTTTAGCACTCGGACTGTTCACGGGATTAATTATAACACTAAGGCGTTCCTTTGACGACTATCTTAGCCCCATAGCCACCTTAGTGTTTTCAGTTCCTTCAGTAGCCTGGATACCAATCTTGATTGTATTGATAGGGATAAATGAATTTACCTTGCCTTTATCTGCATCTTTTATGTGCACCTATCCCCCGATACTCTATGGCGTTGTTAACACGCTGAAAATGTTTGACAGAAACCAGCTCGATGTAGCGGACATTTACTGTGCCAAGCGGACAACCAAGTATAGGCTTGTTATACTTCCACAGTTAATCGGAAGACTCATTCCCATGATTAAGACTGAAGCGGTCATGGCTTGGAAGACTGTTTTTGTAGTGGAAATGGTGGTTTTGCCAAACGGAATAGGTTACCTCGCGCTCATATATGCCTCTACGCTCAGAATGGACAGCCTGATTGCAGTGGTTTTGGTGTTGGCGTTGAGCCTGATCCTTATTAACTCTATTATTGGAAGAGTGGAAAAGAATTTCTCGCAAGTATTGGGTGGTGTCAATGAGTGGAATTTTGCTTAAGAACGTTAGCGTTTCTTATTCTGGCAGAAAAGTCCTTAGAGATTTAAACCTAAGTTTTCCAGAATCTGGGCTTTCGCTTGTCATTGGTCCAAATGGTGCTGGTAAAACGACCTTATTGAAGGTTATAGCGGGATTGGTTAGCTACGAAGGGAACGTTTACATTGGGGGAAAAATCGTGGACAAAGTCCCACCAAACCGCAGAAAGATATCCTATGTGCCTCAAAACAGCAGTCTGATTCCCAATCTCAGGGTATGGGAAAACATCGCTTTGGGTCTCTTTGATCGCGGATACAGTTTTGAGCAAATTAGAGAGAGAGTTGAAACTTATGCGAAATTGTTAAACGTTGATAAACTGCTAAACAAATACCCTGCAACTTTGAGCGGTGGTGAAGCAAGAAGAGTTTCGATAGCTCGTGCATTGGCATTTGATAGTGATGTAATTCTGATGGATGAACCAGAAATCAGCATTGACTCTCATGCGTGGAGATTTATTCTTGATGCAATCTTTAAAATTGCAGAAGATGATAAAAGGTCACTAATACTAATCACTCACAATTTCGAAGATCTAATTCCATTCGCAAGAAATCTATGCGTTCTATTCGATGGCAAAGTCGTATTTTCAGGTGATCCATCGCAAATAAATACAGAAAATCTTCCAATTGAAATCAAAACTTGGCTGGGAACTGTGATTGAGGTTGACGAAGTTGTTAACAATGGGCACTTCTGCGAAGCTTTTCTTGATAGCCATAGAATTTATGCGGGCAGAATAAAAAGAGGTAGAAAAATAAAAAGAGTCCTTGTCCTGCCGAAGTTCATAAGCATTGATAGCAATAAAGGATTGAAGGGGAAAGTGGTAAACGTTTTTAACCATGCGGACATTGCAACGGTTTTTATCGATGTTGGAGGACAGGAAATAGTCTTTAGTTCAAGAGATCGATTTCAAAAGGGGGAAGAAATCACCATAAATATTGAAAAGGTTATTCCACTATGTGACGATTATGAATCGCTATGATGAGATCTGCCGAAAATACTTCAGAAAGCTTGTTGATGAGAAGGGGATTAAAGAAGAGAACATTTCAAGCATTGGCGGAAATGAAAGCACGCTAAATTACAGAACGGTCTCGCCAGAGTGGTTTATGTTGCCAAGCGAAGAATATGCTATTTCTAAGGGTGAGGAAAAGGTGATGGAGTGCAATTTTAGAAATTCGAAAGCGCAAGTGTTCACAACAGTGCCGAGTAGCATTTCTCTCAAAGTTTCTGAAGTTCTGGAGTTGAATTTGCAAAATATTGCATCTCGATCATTGTTTTATTGCGCTTTGAACGCTGTTATGGTGCACTATGGTCTTGTCAGCGGAACGGTGCACTGCAGAAAAGATTCACCATTGGAATGCGCAAAATTGCTGTTTGAAAAGCTGAAAAAGGTTTCAAAGCTCAGAAAAATACTTTTAATAGGTTATCAACCCGCATTCGCTGAAAAACTGTCCGAGAAATTTGATCTCTTCATTACGGATATGAATCCAAAAAATATAAACAGAAAGGTTCGAAATACCAAGATTTTAAGCCATCTGGAAAATCTGAACTTGATACCAGAGGTCGATATAGTGCTCATAACAGGCAGTTCCCTGATAAACG encodes the following:
- a CDS encoding nucleotidyltransferase domain-containing protein, which produces MLDIVFLVVKKLNSKFPQEVVGLYITGSTARKEAEEYSDLDVVAIVDGDLDPREISKIFDGDVQVNVFKRDELRREVKEDPTIALMIKEGIPIKPLSNIDEDLSFTREDILKAISRTARELLQLLKRSGAVDSGVFLALMYARKLYTLRCMLLEKTATKQGFIGELKEYYSGIEEIYRLKKRIEKGEIVELNEDEFKRFLRAVVDYAIDVLGTLR
- a CDS encoding acetate--CoA ligase family protein — its product is MLLLEREAKELLESYGVRTAKAVVCESEEEAVRVAKSIGFPV
- a CDS encoding ABC transporter ATP-binding protein, yielding MSGILLKNVSVSYSGRKVLRDLNLSFPESGLSLVIGPNGAGKTTLLKVIAGLVSYEGNVYIGGKIVDKVPPNRRKISYVPQNSSLIPNLRVWENIALGLFDRGYSFEQIRERVETYAKLLNVDKLLNKYPATLSGGEARRVSIARALAFDSDVILMDEPEISIDSHAWRFILDAIFKIAEDDKRSLILITHNFEDLIPFARNLCVLFDGKVVFSGDPSQINTENLPIEIKTWLGTVIEVDEVVNNGHFCEAFLDSHRIYAGRIKRGRKIKRVLVLPKFISIDSNKGLKGKVVNVFNHADIATVFIDVGGQEIVFSSRDRFQKGEEITINIEKVIPLCDDYESL
- a CDS encoding replication factor C large subunit translates to MLWTEKYRPQTLKEVVAGKEVISKVLEWAKNWEKGPWKPLLLAGPPGIGKTSLAIALANTMKWEIVELNASDQRNWQIISKIVGEGAFNETISDEGEFLSSRSGRLKLIVLDEVDNIHKKEDVGGESALIRIIKRKPRQPLILIANDPYQLSLELRKFCEFLELKRLTKTQIVKVLQNICAREGIKCDKEVLGEIAENAGGDLRAAINDLQAIAEGKKEIKIDDVVVGKRTQEMDVFKVLQKIFKTNYSPYADAMLLDESPEDLIQWVEENLPLEYSGEDLFKGYLALSRADLFIGRVKKRQFYRLWKYATYLMTSGVQQMRKETKSGFTKYKRPQTWQFLFQIKQKREIRNSILKKISTFSHLSTKKAQNEMLPVLTLLLKNLDINRAARIAVFYQLNREELEFLVGERAEKIMEFIEENKLHRIDESWIYIEAFERLENVDKKEEKTEIERTEEKKVKDLTLDDFFS
- a CDS encoding ABC transporter permease subunit — translated: MNRRGLISILAFLACWEILARYFVSIPNTIFPPFSQVFVNFANQKFLESLIDNYLLTLIRSTLGFILGLALGLFTGLIITLRRSFDDYLSPIATLVFSVPSVAWIPILIVLIGINEFTLPLSASFMCTYPPILYGVVNTLKMFDRNQLDVADIYCAKRTTKYRLVILPQLIGRLIPMIKTEAVMAWKTVFVVEMVVLPNGIGYLALIYASTLRMDSLIAVVLVLALSLILINSIIGRVEKNFSQVLGGVNEWNFA
- a CDS encoding ABC transporter substrate-binding protein: MKWQKVAVFSAGVVVSLLLYSLFFWQSDSLGREIKLGLGVEFNTHATPIWVAVHTGLFEKHGITVETLLKFRTGADLASALARGDVDLGVACLGPIVNLVDREVDVKIVGKVHNRGYALVVNPERIRSLSDLNNTTVYSTGIPNPTNILLLKIKDLYGLEFNIKPIGDPNTVLSMLISGQIDSATLPEHYSSVAEERGLRILVRDKDVWPNMPGSFVIARGDILKNNPEVVAKFVNIIKSSVRIIEENRSFASHACALELGISDQTALRSIEQLDWDTELNITEIQEYIDFMFAHGLIEKKINASDIVVNLR
- a CDS encoding DUF364 domain-containing protein, with product MNRYDEICRKYFRKLVDEKGIKEENISSIGGNESTLNYRTVSPEWFMLPSEEYAISKGEEKVMECNFRNSKAQVFTTVPSSISLKVSEVLELNLQNIASRSLFYCALNAVMVHYGLVSGTVHCRKDSPLECAKLLFEKLKKVSKLRKILLIGYQPAFAEKLSEKFDLFITDMNPKNINRKVRNTKILSHLENLNLIPEVDIVLITGSSLINGTFWELYECAMENSKPLISYGISASGASKILGIERHCPLST
- a CDS encoding DUF2240 family protein yields the protein MSLNLDEVIEIPEQDLAEEIVAEIVKKTGKTQQEVFSMISEKQEKMNNLVSFEVVALVVAKEVGLDISKYITLAEKRIFNEAD
- a CDS encoding metallophosphoesterase family protein; the encoded protein is MKLINDSIAIGKKAVIADLHFGLVPFYDKELLEKVLKLAERFQTLIIAGDLKHLGKKSPLEEFLNKISGITELLIVRGNHDIGINGYKALKIGKYGIFHGHSIPEENVLNSDILIFAHAHPSVFIPSEVGGYKERAFLSGEIELLDVKRRVLVLPAFNELCSSTAVNLEKPAGFMFRKFDYSNWDAILIDGTILSLRSISKR